Proteins encoded by one window of Rhodamnia argentea isolate NSW1041297 chromosome 6, ASM2092103v1, whole genome shotgun sequence:
- the LOC115749352 gene encoding glycerophosphodiester phosphodiesterase GDPD1, chloroplastic-like isoform X1 has translation MALKAVHVSDVPSLDKVPDTAALGLSPQPRFLREANEVDGEPKKMVVIGHRGSGMNAVQSGDRRMRAIRENSILSFEAAAAFPVGFVEFDVQVTKDDCPVIFHDNFIVSEHEGEVIEKRVTDLTLDEFLSYGPQESPEEVGKPLFRKTKDGRIFEWKVENDAPLCTLQKAFEKVHPSIGFNIELKFDDQIEYEEDELVRILQVILEVVSNYAKDRPILLSSFQPDAAILIRKLQSTYPVFFLTNGGTEIYKDERRNSLDEAIRVCLAGGLQGVVSQVKAIFRNPSAINRIKESNLSLITYGQLNNVPEVVYMQYLMGIDGAIVDFVPEITEAVLDITGPAKEGGGETGSAAEAKAKPRFSQPELSFLLKLIPELIQS, from the exons atggCTCTGAAAGCAGTTCACGTCTCCGACGTGCCGAGTCTCGATAAGGTCCCGGATACCGCCGCATTGGGCCTCTCTCCCCAACCCCGCTTCCTTCGAG AAGCGAACGAGGTGGACGGCGAGCCGAAGAAGATGGTGGTGATCGGACACCGAGGAAGCGGGATGAACGCGGTGCAATCGGGCGATAGGAGGATGCGAGCCATCAGAGAGAACTCGATCCTCTCTTTCGAGGCCGCCGCCGCTTTCCCCGTCGGCTTCGTCGAATTCGACGTTCAG GTGACCAAAGATGACTGCCCAGTCATTTTCCACGACAACTTTATCGTCTCCGAACACGAG GGAGAGGTCATTGAGAAAAGGGTTACGGACCTCACCTTAGACGAGTTTCTCTCGTACGGACCCCAAGAGTCGCCTGAAGAG GTAGGAAAGCCTCTGTTTAGGAAAACCAAGGATGGGAGGATATTCGAGTGGAAGGTTGAGAATGATGCTCCTCTATGCACCTTGCAAAAAGCGTTCGAGAAAGTCCATCCCTCGATCGGCTTCAACatcgaattgaagttcgatgaTCAGATTGAGTACGAAGAAGACGAACTCGTCCGTATTCTTCAAGTTATTCTCGAG GTAGTGAGCAACTATGCCAAGGACAGGCCTATCCTGTTGTCAAGTTTCCAACCTGATGCAGCCATTTTGATCAGGAAGCTGCAAAGCACTTACCCG GTGTTCTTCCTCACTAATGGAGGGACTGAAATTTACAAGGACGAAAGAAGGAACTCGTTGGACGAGGCGATTAGGGTATGTTTAGCCGGCGGACTGCAAGGGGTCGTGTCCCAAGTGAAGGCCATCTTCAGAAATCCCAGTGCCATCAACAGAATCAAGGAGTCCAATCTCTCCCTAATCACCTATGGCCAGCTAAA TAACGTTCCCGAGGTCGTGTACATGCAATATCTGATGGGCATCGATGGAGCGATCGTCGATTTCGTTCCGGAGATCACGGAGGCTGTCTTGGACATCACAGGCCCTGCCAAGGAGGGCGGGGGAGAGACGGGATCAGCAGCAGAGGCCAAGGCCAAGCCCCGGTTTTCGCAGCCCGAACTCTCTTTCCTGCTGAAGCTGATACCGGAGTTGATACAGTCCTGA
- the LOC115749352 gene encoding glycerophosphodiester phosphodiesterase GDPD1, chloroplastic-like isoform X2: MALKAVHVSDVPSLDKVPDTAALGLSPQPRFLREANEVDGEPKKMVVIGHRGSGMNAVQSGDRRMRAIRENSILSFEAAAAFPVGFVEFDVQGEVIEKRVTDLTLDEFLSYGPQESPEEVGKPLFRKTKDGRIFEWKVENDAPLCTLQKAFEKVHPSIGFNIELKFDDQIEYEEDELVRILQVILEVVSNYAKDRPILLSSFQPDAAILIRKLQSTYPVFFLTNGGTEIYKDERRNSLDEAIRVCLAGGLQGVVSQVKAIFRNPSAINRIKESNLSLITYGQLNNVPEVVYMQYLMGIDGAIVDFVPEITEAVLDITGPAKEGGGETGSAAEAKAKPRFSQPELSFLLKLIPELIQS, from the exons atggCTCTGAAAGCAGTTCACGTCTCCGACGTGCCGAGTCTCGATAAGGTCCCGGATACCGCCGCATTGGGCCTCTCTCCCCAACCCCGCTTCCTTCGAG AAGCGAACGAGGTGGACGGCGAGCCGAAGAAGATGGTGGTGATCGGACACCGAGGAAGCGGGATGAACGCGGTGCAATCGGGCGATAGGAGGATGCGAGCCATCAGAGAGAACTCGATCCTCTCTTTCGAGGCCGCCGCCGCTTTCCCCGTCGGCTTCGTCGAATTCGACGTTCAG GGAGAGGTCATTGAGAAAAGGGTTACGGACCTCACCTTAGACGAGTTTCTCTCGTACGGACCCCAAGAGTCGCCTGAAGAG GTAGGAAAGCCTCTGTTTAGGAAAACCAAGGATGGGAGGATATTCGAGTGGAAGGTTGAGAATGATGCTCCTCTATGCACCTTGCAAAAAGCGTTCGAGAAAGTCCATCCCTCGATCGGCTTCAACatcgaattgaagttcgatgaTCAGATTGAGTACGAAGAAGACGAACTCGTCCGTATTCTTCAAGTTATTCTCGAG GTAGTGAGCAACTATGCCAAGGACAGGCCTATCCTGTTGTCAAGTTTCCAACCTGATGCAGCCATTTTGATCAGGAAGCTGCAAAGCACTTACCCG GTGTTCTTCCTCACTAATGGAGGGACTGAAATTTACAAGGACGAAAGAAGGAACTCGTTGGACGAGGCGATTAGGGTATGTTTAGCCGGCGGACTGCAAGGGGTCGTGTCCCAAGTGAAGGCCATCTTCAGAAATCCCAGTGCCATCAACAGAATCAAGGAGTCCAATCTCTCCCTAATCACCTATGGCCAGCTAAA TAACGTTCCCGAGGTCGTGTACATGCAATATCTGATGGGCATCGATGGAGCGATCGTCGATTTCGTTCCGGAGATCACGGAGGCTGTCTTGGACATCACAGGCCCTGCCAAGGAGGGCGGGGGAGAGACGGGATCAGCAGCAGAGGCCAAGGCCAAGCCCCGGTTTTCGCAGCCCGAACTCTCTTTCCTGCTGAAGCTGATACCGGAGTTGATACAGTCCTGA